Within Felis catus isolate Fca126 chromosome A1, F.catus_Fca126_mat1.0, whole genome shotgun sequence, the genomic segment TTTCTTCCCTGAGTGCTCTGACTTCACATCCACTTCCGGATGCTCTTCGTCTTCACTGCTTTCCACTTCTTCTGAAAGAGATCGCATGAGTTTCAACATGAACTCTTCTttttctatagtattttgttCACTTTCAGACAAACTACCAACAGATGAGTTGTGAGGTGTAGAGGGTGGTGTAGCAGGTGCGAATTCTTTTGCCAATTCCCCCTTGAGCTTTTTGGTTAACTTCTTGATATCCCATTCAGAACTAGCCTGGGATGGTACTAGAGGAGTGGATGGAGGAGTATCGGGTATCACATTGCCGTCTCTAATCTTCTGTTTATCTTCCACGTGCAAACCATCTACACACGTAAGCACTGTAGAGGAGAAAGTATGTGAATGAGGACAAGGGTGGTCTTGACCAAAACACAAGGGCTCAAGTGCTGCATTATTCAAATTATCCTTTTTCATGGATTTGTCTTTAGCAACTTCCTTCAAATCAGGTTTCTGACCCACAATTGTCGGACAAGGTTGCGGTGTCTCTAAAGAAAATCCATGAGCTATAGAACCTTTACATTCTGGAACACAGTCCTTTCCTACTGAAAGTGAACAGGGGGTTAAGTGATCTTGAGCATCGAGAAATTTGGGGAACTTTTCCAAGGTCAACTGTGACTCTGCTCCAGGAACAAGCAAGTCTTCCTTGCGTTCAGCATTTTTATCTACATTTGAGATCGCCGATTTGCTTTTATCGATGGAATGTTTAATAATAGATTTAGATAATCGATCAGCAAACATATCCTTATTGCTAACTTCTCTCTGTTGCACTGTTGCTTGAtcagaacagaaaggaagggTTTCTCCCTTTACTGTTTTAGTTACACCATCTGTTCGTTCATCAACTGTTTTTGTACATTTGAATGATGTCATTGACTCTAAAGTTTCATTTACAATCGTATGCACCATTGCTGCAGAAAAGTTGTTAATAATCACAGGATCACTTGTTAATTTTGAAGAGCTCTGCACTTCAGCAGCATCATTAGTTGGTTTAACATCATTCTGGTTACCTGGATTGTGGTCTGAGggtaaacaaatatttctgagaCACGCTACttcctcatctttgttttttgtggtaACACATGTCTGGATAGAATCGCCATTCAAATTACTATCATCCGATGACCGATGAGATTTTGACTGATATATATTAGATGAGATATGATATGGGAGAAGGGCACTTCCTGCCAAGGGTACTGGTATCGAAGTAACAATTCCAGAAGTACAAAACAAGGCCTGCTGTACTGTGTATTCCTTTTTATGTTCCTGCATGGGTTTTGTCTCCTTAAGGGTCTGGTTGTTAAAAGCAGGGGAAAACATCAAGGTCTGTGTCGGTGGAGCTAAATTTCCTGCACTGGCATCCTTTATGGTGTCTGTGGAAACACTAACTGCTGCCTTGGTTGAGAAGGTCACGCCAGCTTGTGAAAGCTCGATGAACGCTTCCTGTAATACAGACTCAGACAGGTCTTTTGCGTAGGACTTCACTGCTTTGTCTTCATAGTCAAACGGCCAACACTGTGGAGATGCGGGTGTTGGGGGACAGGAAAACTGACACACCTCCATGATGCCTTCAAAAACAAGCTCTTCAGCAAGATCCGCAGCAAACCGAGCGACCGTGTTTGTGAATATCTGCTTTTTTACATACTGTAAATCCctgaaagcatttgataaagctTCACTCACCAAAAAATTAGCCAGACCACTAACAGCACGTTCTCTCAGTGAAAACGCACACTGCCTTCTCAGTTCGTTAAATGCCATCTGAAAAACAGAGGATGTCAATTTGATAGCCAGGTGACACAACGCATTGGTACACGAAGAGACTCCTTTCTGTAAGTCTTTAAATGCACTGCCAAAACTTTTTTCCACAAGGTCCGAGGCAAATTTCTGAATAGTATCTTTAATCATCaaggatttatttttagatttacttTTTTGATCAAGGCTTCCACTGTGAAGagctatggttttattttctcccttcttaaTGCTATTAATGTTTGATGTGGCATTAGTATGTTGGGTATGAAGAACAGAGCCCAGAACCTTACATGAGATGCTATTTGCATAATCCTCATAGGTGTAATAAACAGAATCATGATCTTCATGAATCCTATCTCCACCAATATCTGTTTGGCAAAAACATTCAGCAGGAGTACAACCTCCAAGAGGGCTAAAGGCAGAGGATCGAATAGGGCTAAACAAACCACTGTCCTCCCCTGACGCCTTCACTGGGCGAGGTGAATCCGGGGCATCACACAGATTACTGTAAGGGGATTCTGGTTTACGAGGAGTTGGCTTTCTAACGTTAGCTGGGAGAGCTGGACGCTCAAACTTGAATTTTTGAGGATTCATAGTAGTAGTTACAGAACAAGATTTTTCATGTTTGTGTCCTTTCTTTTGCGACGGCTTCCCTACAACAGGATCTTTTAGAAATGGACAAGAAGTCTCTAAAGTTTGTTCTAACTCATCAAACTGATCAAAACTATCAAAAAATTCACTTACTTCTGAGTCTGAATCCTCTATATCATCTTTCATCACGGGAATTTTAGGTAACTCAAGttttgcttttaaacttttttgataTCCTTCTTCATCCAAGAAAATAACAGGACTTGGACTTGAGCATTCAGATTCAGAGGAATAggcaggagaagaagaaaaaaacattttctgtgtATCACTACCTTTATCTGAAGCATTAGATGATCTATAGAAACTCTTTTGGATCCAAGGCTCAGAAATTAGTGTTGTGACTGAAGTTTTCACAGAAGGTAGTTCTTTATGTCCCAGCATATTTATTAAGGAAGTTGAAGGTTTAGCCAATGACTTCTGCCTCCCAGAGCTAACCAGAATTCTTAAATCATGGGTTTCTAGATGGTGACCAGAAGAAGTCTGTGAAGCAGCATCACACTGGCTCTTTAGTGCGGCAAGGTTTATTCCtataggaaaagaataaagtgatCAAATTATTCTTGaacagaatcttttaaaaattaattcacatCAATGGGAATAAGTAGACTTTaagcatgaaatatttatttgtaacatAAATGACTTCTACACTCTGTGGTTTACCAGGTTCCTCCCAAATGAATTTGAGAGCAAATACACCTTTCACTAACATAATTCCATTTTACCTCACACATGGGAATATCTGGGTCTACAAAATGCTTAGTTTCTTGTCGCTGTGTGTTAGAAACACTAATATCGTCCCTCTGCCAGGTAACCCTTCtcaaatttgaacccaggcatggTCCAAACACTTAATGTAATGAAGCAAACACTGCTTGAACAGTACTAccaaaataagaacagaaatagCAAAACTAAAAACCAGGTAACAATGAACTTAAAAATCGTAAGAAAAATTCCTTGCacaatcaaaaaaacaaacaggtaaaaTGCTCAAACGgtatcaaatttcaaaataaatttcaatggaACAGGCAgccttaaaacttttaaaaccgAACATCAGACTTTAATTTCCTATTTCAAGAGAAAGTCTAGTAAAGAACAAACCATCAGTAAATGGCTTTAAAGGCTCTTCTTCCTCTAAGTGCTCAAAAGCAGTGACAAAGTCATCCTCTATGGAAGACACGGACTGGTTGGTGTCGTCATCATCTTCCTGAGCAGTCTCAAGTTGGCGCTTCTGATGCAAGTATGTGTCCAGGGTATATCTTATACCAGTAGCGTATTTACTTAGCAGGCTAAAGATAAAATCAATTCTGAGCCTTGGTAATGTAGGTGACACTCTCATGACACAGAGCATTCCAGAATGGTGACTCTTGGGGAAGATGaaagatgataaaaaataattttaatttcaacatGTATTACACAAACAAAGCACAGTATCTGGAAAGTGAAGTCTAGAAATAACACAATCtcgggaaaaaaagaaatgcatggatCCTGGAAGGCTCCCTGATTTTGTActgtttaattcttttcttcattctttctctacaTTTCTCACTTCCCAATCTCTTTTCCTCCCAATCTTTCTCCCATCCGGCATTCAAATTCCACCTCCTCTAGCTCCTTAAATGTTACAGAACTTACCACCCATACCCTTGGCAATTATGCTTTCCTATATTACTATAAGCCCTAGGAGTTCCCTTGCTCATTAACCTAGCTCACCAACTACACTGTAAACTGCATGAGGGCAAGAACCAGGTTCTGTTCTATTTTTGTATCCCATTTTACAGTGGTTTCCAGCATGATACCACCTTCTCTCCTATTATAAAAGAATCTTCCCCTCCTTTGACCTAAATTCCCCTAGTTTTACAATTTACCATGATGTTTACAGCTTTGATTAGGAATCTAAGTCATCagattttttccatatatattatcTTAAAAAACGCAAATATTGACAAATGACTTATTGGAAAAGGTGGAAACTAAATAGCTAATCACCTCTTGTAATCCtagcaaataaaacaaagtaaatataaatgaagaatatAATTAAGGAAATGAGGCAAGCAGTCCTATTGTTATCTGTAGACCTCCATATGAACACTGTAGTTTTTTAATACTTGGAATAATAAGTAACTCAAATTTTAAACCCACTAACTCAATTTTTAGGAGGTAAAAAATGCAAAGCATTTATCTTTGATgtattattaacaaaataatactTAGTAAAGAACTGAAAGCTGAAGGTTATAAAACTACCTACCTGTCTGAAAtggtgacatttttatttacaaataaagaacaTGTCTTCCAATGTCCACTTTACACTGAATTTTTTTAGCCAGAAAACAAGTTAAAGTATGTTCTCTAAAAcacaatatttatataaatttggaAATGGTCATAAAAGGGGAAAGTGCCTATAGTTTATACAAAGGTAGAAGAAATTCAAGAAacccagaaatgtattttctaaaacaaattaatatGTACTGGGCATTATCATTTAGGGAACTTCACACATGAAAAATCTAATTGAAAGCTATCACCAAAGTTATTCAATCCTTCAGTAATTTCAAAGCTTCATGAGTTATGTTTCTTATAAATAGTATTTCCTTgagacagcattttaaaaaaaagaaacttgaagcaTTTAAAAGTTTAATACTGTCCATCAAGTGTCATTGTAAAATTTGCCCTGAAAAACTCATTAGAAATTATATGTAAAAGTTACCTGACTTGGAGAACCATTGTTTCCATCTGATGATTTATTTATATCCTTCatacaaataatttcattttcatttagacTGCAGAAGTGCAGTGAATTCAGAAGATCTGGAAGTTCCAAAGAAACTGCAGCTAAATCCTAATTTAAAACGATACAATAAATAAcagtttaagaaaatttttttttaagtttatttgagagagagagagagagcacgcatgcagaaggggcagagagagggggagagagagagaatcccaagcaagctttgtactgtcagtgcaaagcctgactcaggtctcacactcatgaaccgtgagatcatgaccagagccaaagtcagacgcttaaccgactgaaccacccagctgccccataaCACTTTTGTTAAGACTCCTATAATGTGGGCTTTGTCTGAAAATCATAAGGTCCACTGGTGAATATAATTTCCAGTTCAAAATAGTTAATATAGTTTATCATACACAAtcaatttaacttaaaaataaaatgtactaaaaTATTGTAATACCTGCTGTTTCTGCAGCCTTTTCAAGTACTGATATCAAGCTACAAAGCATTTTTACATGGTACCTCCTGAATCCATGACAATTAGGCTTTTAAGAGTTTTTAGCTGCAAATATCAACCTGCAATCTTCAGGTTAACCATGGAATTTTCATACATATAGAGATTCTTCCCAATAGAATGTACTTCTTGGAGCTAAAGTTTTACGTTTGCAAAATACAAATCTATTTTTCGGCCTTTCCTCTCCAACATATTGTATTAGATTTTAACTGAAAAATTtatgaagatataaagaaaatagattttattattttacttatttgtcctttttatgtaaatatttaaccCAGTGAAAGAATTATTAATATCTTTGACCCCTCAAAGAGTACTTTCCTTTATAAACATGGCTTTATCAGTAACTCTTAAAGAGGAACTAGAGTACGAGACAAATactttagggggcgcctgggtggctcagtcggttaagcatctgacttcagctcaggtcatgatctcacagttcgtgagttcgagccccaagtgcggctctgtgctgacacctcagatcctgaagcctgcttcggattctgtgtctccctctctctctctacccctcccctgctcatgttctgtctctctctgtctcaaaaataaataaatattaaaaaaaaaatacttcagaacACTTCTCTTTTCAGCCTTATGTTCTCAGGAATATGTCTTCTCTTGCGCCTTCTGTCTAAGCTATttccttcaggggcgcctgggtggctcagtcagttaagcgtctgactcttggtctcagctcaggtcatgatctcacagttggtgtgttcaagcccttcatcagggctgacagtgtgaagcctgttagggattctctctctgcccctcccccacacgtgtgcacacatatacacacactctcaaaacaaatacactttcaacaattaaataaaaataaactacttcCTTCAGGCAAGGGCACAATCAAAACACACGGCAGAATTTTCATTATTGCCTGATATGCATTATTCATAAAGAAGTGAACGGTATTACCTCTTCTATTAGGAGACACTTTACTACCACAAAAGGAAACACGTGGCAACCACAAATATTAAGAAGCAGCATaaggtataaaaaaaaagtatgcctaCCACATCTGCAAGAGCTTCAACCCTCTTTATGTAACTGTGAAACTTTCCTTTGCTGATCATAATCTCAACTACCAGTCTCTCTAAATACCTGCCAAAATCAGGCTAAAATTTTTGCATTAGCTAATCATTAGTTTTTACAAATTTCACCTTCTAAATTTAACActatctcaattaaaaatataataatctgAGGAAGTCAGATTTTAAGGCcatccaaaataaaaaagaagtcttaCTTGCTACGTTATGcacagaatggaaggaaagttAGCCTGTGGCTTGCAGCCTTCTCAGATATATCACACTTGTGGTCTCCTAACCTAAAACTGCTCTCTGTAACAAGAATACTCTGAAAATGCTAGAAGTGAAAATGCCCAAAGCACACTCAAAAGCAGATCTCAAAATGTCATCTTTTAGCTTCAAATAGGAATGATAACAGAAGAGTTGAATGTACATTTTAGGCAAATAAGGCAAATCTCATGGTCTCAAAATTTGTTCCAAATAATCTCTCATGGTCTTTTCCAGTTCAATAAATCAACCATACCTGTATGTGAGCAGCATCTGTTTCTTCATTAAAACCTAGAAATGTGACctgaataaaaaaggaataaatctcCATTGAGTTTTTAAGTCTTATCTCAATTATTGACAGAgctgagaaatagaaaaaagcacataaaatgttaaaatgctgACTGCTatatacaaatgttgaatcattcTGTAATATACCTGAAACTGGTTATGCTACAGGttgattatacctcaattaaaaacattttttaaatgatgtcatGGACAAAATGATTCAAATTTTCAAAGATCACCACAAAGGATTTTTACCAAAGATGCGTCTCCGTAGTGCAGCTCTTCAACCTTCCCCACGTCCACTCCATTCGCAAATTCAATCAGTTCTACTCCACACACCCATCTCCCATACGTCCGCTTCTCTCCATGCCCCTGCCACCACTTCCCTGCATGACTACAGTCCTGTCCCACCCGGTCTCAGGAATGATGTCACCTCCTCGTCAAAACCCTTCCACACCTCCCACTGCAAAGTCCTAACTGAGGCTCCAAGGTTCTGGGTTAGCTGGTGCTTTCAACCTTTCCTTGCTTACAGTCATACACATGGGTCCCCTTTCTGGGTCTAGAACATGCCTAAGGGCTTTGCAGTAATGCCCCCTCAACCTGGATCACTGCTCCTCGGATGTTTACATGCCTCGCTCCTCCTCATTCTTCAAGAGCCAACTTAAATGTCACcccctcagagaggccttccctgggTAGGCCCCAAGACTCCTTACTGACTCCCTGTGATATTATCACTTGTTTCCTTCAACACCCATATAATAGAGATTTCTCTGCAAaagtttatataaattgaattcCTAAAGAATATCTAATGGCATGAGAAAATGTCACATTACGTAAAAAGGACAAGTTACAGAAAAGATGACACAGGTATATACACAATTtcaaccttatttttaaaaacatacacatgaaaaacaATACTGGAAGGCGACACACCAAGTAAGCAGTGATTAACTCTAGATGGTAGAATTATATAAGTGTTCTTattttttgctactttttttcaccatgtttttcttttccctgaattcGTAAGATTAATTACAggcattctttttcatttcagtatttcttaattttctataaGCATTACATACTACTTTTGTAACCccaaaaaagtattatttttaaaatttatattatctttAGGTCTGCCACATCATAGGaaggaaaattttccatttgaagACAAAAATCTACTAAACAAGTACTATgactaaaaatatgaaatacttaaatgACAGCAATATGGATAATCAATTCTCAAGAATTATGGGAAAGCAGCACAGTTAAAACAGAAAGCAACACTCAATGTACTTTTGATCCCTTTCTGATGAGTTACAACCAAGTCACAATATTCTATTACCCCGGGATCCTTATTCTGATATGGTTATTACTTCCCAAAAGTGTTCAGTTAATTCCAGGTTTCTAGGTACACTGTTTGGCTCCAAGAgccagtctcctcatctataaaacttaAAGCAATACAACTCCTCTTCCACGGTTGGGAGGGTTAACAACACAATGTGGaggaaagtgcctggcacagcacAGGCACTCAGTAACaaagagacacttaaaaacaaacttcCTTTCTTCGAAAAAATACTTTGAGCTACGCACACCCTCAAGTGAGACAGAAATTCCTGCTATTCTTTCAAGTTTCCTTTTACtgtatacaaaaaagaaaataagttgacATGGGGTTTTGAAGATGCCAGTAGTTTTATATTTCCCATTGACCAAGGAAGGCCTTGCCAAGGAATGTGGGCTCGGAAAGGCACTACGTCAGCAGCTAGAGAAAACAGGCTGGAAAACTGAGGGCAGAAGGACACAGGAGACCTGTCACACTTGGCAACAACTGAAGAGATTAAGGGTGGCTGGGCTTTACTAAAGTAAAGCAGGAGGGATAACAAAGAAGATAACAGGCAAGAGCCACAGAAATTAGCAGACACAAATAGAAAAGGCTTGGGTCAGAGAACACTaggcctatatatatatatatatgtgtgtgtgtgtgtgtatacatacatacacacacatatatatatacacacacacacacatatatatatacatatatatatgtatatataagaaaatCCCTATTTTTTATTAGATCCTtggtttcaaaaaaatttttttttaactaacataCTTATCATCTTTGAGCTTGAATAACCTAATATCTTACTTCTCTCATTTGGTAACATTGGTAACATGAATGTGTTGATTAACTACAGCTGTAATGCAAGAAAAAATTTACTTCTTTTCACAGTAATAAATCCAAACAAAGACTGGAAACACTGATGTAGCACAGAAATAGGTGAGCAAGTAGTTAGTGTATCTTTagtatatatattaatttcaaaataaatttatcactactttttcattttgtatcaAAGTGCTGAATTTAAATAACCAAGAAAACTAACAATAgcccaaaaaatgaatatacgaaaatagtatatatttcatGTTTCAGAGTACAGCAGGAATCATCTAACATAGTGCTGTATGTCCAATGAGTGATCAACAACGTCTATGCACTGAATTAAATGTGCTCGTTATAATACACTAAGACAATTATGTTGGTGGATATTTAAAACAGGTACTTCTCATACTGAATTAATATAGAgagattttaaacaatttaaaaatagacgaTGCAGCTTTACAAAGgatgaaaatacacaaaagtaccatgtgttttattatgaaaagataTAGAAAGTATTACAAAATAGCATGAAGATACACTGTGTTTTATTAGGAAAAGATATAGAAAGTATTATGTCAAACCTCAGTCAAATTGGCATGTTCCTCCTGCTTTAAACAGTCCTCCGCTGATACACTGCATAGTTCCTTCTCACTCTGTAATAAAGACTTGACCGACTGGAACACATCTTCACTGaaactctgaaaataaaagatactctTAATTTAGTTAATTCTAAGACAAGGTAAAAGATCCTGGAGATATTCtacttttaagtgtacagtcaCTAACTCTCCAATTAATATGCATTTGATATCTACAGAATATCTACAGAATTCAATAGagctgagaggaagaaagaacaaaaggctTATTTAAGTAGAGTTCCAAGtgatcaaaacacacacacaccatagccCAGGCATTCGACCTATTAGAAGCTCATGAGGCCCTCACAATGGGTACACTTACTCTTACCCTACACTAAAACCCAACAGACTACATGCCTGATTTCCTAGTCATTGGCAGAACAGAAGAAACAATTTATATAAGGAGTGAGATGATGTGGAAACTGTAATAAGGCATGCTAACAAAAGTGATTATTCTCATAACAAAGTtggagatggaaaagaaagagagtaaCCTGAACTAAGGCTTTTCAGGGTCTTAACACAACTAGATGATAAGGCTTTCCAGATTTGGTAGAAGAAAGGTCACAAGTGCAAAGGAACAGA encodes:
- the AKAP11 gene encoding A-kinase anchor protein 11 isoform X1, which produces MAAVQTSRNSHVKTRASVRKSFSEDVFQSVKSLLQSEKELCSVSAEDCLKQEEHANLTEVTFLGFNEETDAAHIQDLAAVSLELPDLLNSLHFCSLNENEIICMKDINKSSDGNNGSPSQSHHSGMLCVMRVSPTLPRLRIDFIFSLLSKYATGIRYTLDTYLHQKRQLETAQEDDDDTNQSVSSIEDDFVTAFEHLEEEEPLKPFTDGINLAALKSQCDAASQTSSGHHLETHDLRILVSSGRQKSLAKPSTSLINMLGHKELPSVKTSVTTLISEPWIQKSFYRSSNASDKGSDTQKMFFSSSPAYSSESECSSPSPVIFLDEEGYQKSLKAKLELPKIPVMKDDIEDSDSEVSEFFDSFDQFDELEQTLETSCPFLKDPVVGKPSQKKGHKHEKSCSVTTTMNPQKFKFERPALPANVRKPTPRKPESPYSNLCDAPDSPRPVKASGEDSGLFSPIRSSAFSPLGGCTPAECFCQTDIGGDRIHEDHDSVYYTYEDYANSISCKVLGSVLHTQHTNATSNINSIKKGENKTIALHSGSLDQKSKSKNKSLMIKDTIQKFASDLVEKSFGSAFKDLQKGVSSCTNALCHLAIKLTSSVFQMAFNELRRQCAFSLRERAVSGLANFLVSEALSNAFRDLQYVKKQIFTNTVARFAADLAEELVFEGIMEVCQFSCPPTPASPQCWPFDYEDKAVKSYAKDLSESVLQEAFIELSQAGVTFSTKAAVSVSTDTIKDASAGNLAPPTQTLMFSPAFNNQTLKETKPMQEHKKEYTVQQALFCTSGIVTSIPVPLAGSALLPYHISSNIYQSKSHRSSDDSNLNGDSIQTCVTTKNKDEEVACLRNICLPSDHNPGNQNDVKPTNDAAEVQSSSKLTSDPVIINNFSAAMVHTIVNETLESMTSFKCTKTVDERTDGVTKTVKGETLPFCSDQATVQQREVSNKDMFADRLSKSIIKHSIDKSKSAISNVDKNAERKEDLLVPGAESQLTLEKFPKFLDAQDHLTPCSLSVGKDCVPECKGSIAHGFSLETPQPCPTIVGQKPDLKEVAKDKSMKKDNLNNAALEPLCFGQDHPCPHSHTFSSTVLTCVDGLHVEDKQKIRDGNVIPDTPPSTPLVPSQASSEWDIKKLTKKLKGELAKEFAPATPPSTPHNSSVGSLSESEQNTIEKEEFMLKLMRSLSEEVESSEDEEHPEVDVKSEHSGKKVQFAESLATHIISLATEMAASHLDNKVTQEPKVKSPCLTVKSQRSVSPTALSHSEENLQILRNFAGDLAAEVITEAEKIAKVRSCVLFRQRRNSCYVDCGRDDRSEEKLEMEALADPKEVDPSSLSLPPSSCVSGLTYKYPSCESVTDEYAGHIIQVLKQEGGNSELIMDQYANRLAYRSVKSGLREAAKAAQMKCSSKIFSVQSSQVTTKNDLLIFLNKEHHQEVDHERQSKRSGVYLCKNKTCEWTLDTYKNDCSELYSFSASLAHSITRDVKKELTVSTVGLPKSLTDSCLYEKSGRDEDTRLPAEPEFPQALQPSPQNHRFYHSTGSLNGFGYGESVVQAIEQYAKKVADDTLELSLGSAVFHASESTKAADRVTYAEKLSPLISQPCRYCDRKELHDCTGNSSQHVSRQDSLATSQPASKSKLSNIYQESRIFHLDVPQIHVGLDKKTVLAEKIVAEAIEKAERELSNTSLVADSGIGQDGVSFAESLTTEIMTSAMTNVGRAVSSPKEIEDFQSTESLGSQQLNLSIGDDSTGSWSNLSFEDEHQDESSSFHHLSESNGNSSSWSSLGLEGDLYEDNLSFPTTDSDGPDDKDEDHEDDVEGLEQDRKILLITNIDMEPCTVDPQLRIILQWLVASEAEVAELCLHDSAKKEFIQLSKRLQGKGWKVGDLLQAVLRYYDMREKTPGEERCKSLFDWLLENA
- the AKAP11 gene encoding A-kinase anchor protein 11 isoform X2; protein product: MAAVQTSRNSHVKTRASVRKSFSEDVFQSVKSLLQSEKELCSVSAEDCLKQEEHANLTEVTFLGFNEETDAAHIQDLAAVSLELPDLLNSLHFCSLNENEIICMKDINKSSDGNNGSPSQSHHSGMLCVMRVSPTLPRLRIDFIFSLLSKYATGIRYTLDTYLHQKRQLETAQEDDDDTNQSVSSIEDDFVTAFEHLEEEEPLKPFTDGINLAALKSQCDAASQTSSGHHLETHDLRILVSSGRQKSLAKPSTSLINMLGHKELPSVKTSVTTLISEPWIQKSFYRSSNASDKGSDTQKMFFSSSPAYSSESECSSPSPVIFLDEEGYQKSLKAKLELPKIPVMKDDIEDSDSEVSEFFDSFDQFDELEQTLETSCPFLKDPVVGKPSQKKGHKHEKSCSVTTTMNPQKFKFERPALPANVRKPTPRKPESPYSNLCDAPDSPRPVKASGEDSGLFSPIRSSAFSPLGGCTPAECFCQTDIGGDRIHEDHDSVYYTYEDYANSISCKVLGSVLHTQHTNATSNINSIKKGENKTIALHSGSLDQKSKSKNKSLMIKDTIQKFASDLVEKSFGSAFKDLQKGVSSCTNALCHLAIKLTSSVFQMAFNELRRQCAFSLRERAVSGLANFLVSEALSNAFRDLQYVKKQIFTNTVARFAADLAEELVFEGIMEVCQFSCPPTPASPQCWPFDYEDKAVKSYAKDLSESVLQEAFIELSQAGVTFSTKAAVSVSTDTIKDASAGNLAPPTQTLMFSPAFNNQTLKETKPMQEHKKEYTVQQALFCTSGIVTSIPVPLAGSALLPYHISSNIYQSKSHRSSDDSNLNGDSIQTCVTTKNKDEEVACLRNICLPSDHNPGNQNDVKPTNDAAEVQSSSKLTSDPVIINNFSAAMVHTIVNETLESMTSFKCTKTVDERTDGVTKTVKGETLPFCSDQATVQQREVSNKDMFADRLSKSIIKHSIDKSKSAISNVDKNAERKEDLLVPGAESQLTLEKFPKFLDAQDHLTPCSLSVGKDCVPECKGSIAHGFSLETPQPCPTIVGQKPDLKEVAKDKSMKKDNLNNAALEPLCFGQDHPCPHSHTFSSTVLTCVDGLHVEDKQKIRDGNVIPDTPPSTPLVPSQASSEWDIKKLTKKLKGELAKEFAPATPPSTPHNSSVGSLSESEQNTIEKEEFMLKLMRSLSEEVESSEDEEHPEVDVKSEHSGKKVQFAESLATHIISLATEMAASHLDNKVTQEPKVKSPCLTVKSQRSVSPTALSHSEENLQILRNFAGDLAAEVITEAEKIAKVRSCVLFRQRRNSCYVDCGRDDRSEEKLEMEALADPKEVDPSSLSLPPSSCVSGLTYKYPSCESVTDEYAGHIIQVLKQEGGNSELIMDQYANRLAYRSVKSGLREAAKAAQMKCSSKIFSVQSSQVTTKNDLLIFLNKEHHQEVDHERQSKRSGVYLCKNKTCEWTLDTYKNDCSELYSFSASLAHSITRDVKKELTVSTVGLPKSLTDSCLYEKSGRDEDTRLPAEPEFPQALQPSPQNHRFYHSTGSLNGFGYGESVVQAIEQYAKKVADDTLELSLGSAVFHASESTKAADRVTYAEKLSPLISQPCRYCDRKELHDCTGNSSQHVSRQDSLATSQPASKSKLSNIYQESRIFHLDVPQIHVGLDKKTVLAEKIVAEAIEKAERELSNTSLVADSGIGQDGVSFAESLTTEIMTSAMTNVGRAVSSPKEIEDFQSTESLGSQQLNLSIGDDSTGSWSNLSFEDEHQDESSSFHHLSESDGPDDKDEDHEDDVEGLEQDRKILLITNIDMEPCTVDPQLRIILQWLVASEAEVAELCLHDSAKKEFIQLSKRLQGKGWKVGDLLQAVLRYYDMREKTPGEERCKSLFDWLLENA